The Funiculus sociatus GB2-C1 region GAGGCACAGGCGGGAGTCTTAGCTGAACGTTTGGCACATTCCCACTGGGAAGGTAAGCCACCTGTCGCTGCTGCTGAGGGCGATTTAGTTTATCCTGACTGGATGGTAGGCACCTGGAAGGTCACGAGTACGTTAGTAGATTTAGTGGCACCCTTAGCACCAGAGATTCTAACACCAGGTTTTGAAAGTAATCGTCGCTATCTTAACCAACCTGTAAGTTTCTATGTGCGATTTAAACCAATTATTCACACCAGTGAAGGATTGTCAAGATTTTTTTTAAATCCCAAAAATAGCTTTAAAATTCCTCAAGTGGTTGCAGACCGGGCATTCAATGGGTTGAATATTGGTAGGGCATATTTGGGCGATCGCGCTATTCTATCAGTCAAAGTTGATCCCCATTCTCCCAATCGTCAGATTACCTCGTTGAGAGGCAATCGCCAGCTTGTCTCAATTGTCACTGGTTGCGGCACCGAGAGACCAGCGCCCGATAAATTCATTGCCACAGAACTTCAAGAGCAAATCTTTCGCGGCATACCCAGCCCTTATTTCAACACGGTTGAAACGACAACAGCTTATCATCGGCTTGAGTCATCTATTGAAGCCGATCAGGTGACAGCTGTTTATCTTTCACCTCAAGACGCTGATTATTTTAAAGCTCTTGAGCGACCAGTAGCACTTTACCGCTATCGGCTGGAATTAGAAAAGTCTCCCTGACGGTTGTATAGCGGTTCTAGTTTTTTGGCGGTAGGGACATGGCAATGCCATGCCCCACAAAATAGTGAGAACCCCTAAACTGCCCTAACAAAATAAAAAACCGTGGGAGTTGAGGTTCCACGGTTCTGAAGGAGTCTTATCTTAAAGTCATCATATAGGCACCAATTTCTAGAACAGTGCTGGTAACATTTTTTGAAACCAACTCGAATTGCGTGCAGTTAATTGCTCCCAATCCCTTCCTGGTCAATCTCGATCACATCTGCTCTACATACCGCTTCAACTCCCGCGCCATCCGCTTGATCCCCTGCTGTTCATCTTCCCGAATGAAGGGCAAAAACACCTTCGTCAGCAGCCCTGAGAAATTGTCCCGGTGAACGTATTTAGTCCGCCCAACACCAATCTCTTGCAACTCGAAAATATACTCATTCTGAAAACCGGGAATAGAAGAAACCCAAGCCAAGCACGTCCCAGACTGTACTAAAGTAACCGTAGGCTGAAACTCTGTCTCCTCCTCACCTGGATACCGCCGCAAAGAGAGGAAAACTTCTTGCCCCTGCTTAAATGGCGCATTAGGGTCTAAGTCAAATAAGAAGGTGTTCCATTTATGCCACTGCTGTTTTTGGAATAAAACTTGCCAAACTTTAGCTTTTGGAGCATTGATTTCAATTTCGGCATAGAAACTCGCCATGTCGTAGCAGCTGATCAGGTGGTGTAAGCGGGTACAATTGCAAATTTGTAGCTCCTTTAGGCTAGGAGCGAGTAAATTTTGGATGATTAGGGAATGGTGAAGAGGAAGACTCTTAACCATTCCAAATTCCTGAATCTAAAATCCCACATTCTCAATCCAAACTCTAAAATCTCAAATCTAAAATTCTTAACTCAATGGTAGAACTAACACCCAACTCTAGTTTCAGTTTAACGATTCGCCTCCAGATTCCCAACCGCGCTGGGATGTTAGCAAGTGTAACCGGAGCGATCGCGTCTGTCGGCGGTAACTTAGACCAGATTAGTTTGGTTGAACGCACCCGTCAGACGGTGACTCGCGAAATCACTGTCGATGCTGCCAGTACAGAACACGCTGAAAAGATTGTACAAGCGATTAAGCAGCTGTCAGATATCAAATTGATCGATGTCTACGATCGCACCTTCAATTTACATCGCAGCGGCAAAATTACAATCGAAAGCAAAATTCCCCTCAAAAGTCAAGGGGATTTAGCGATGGCTTATACTCCCGGTGTGGGACGTATTTGTATGGCGATCGCGCGAGACCCGGAACAAGTCCACACCTTAACTATTAAGCAAAACACCGTTGCCATTGTCACCGATGGTAGTGCTGTCCTGGGATTGGGTAACTTGGGTGCCGCCGCCTCCTTACCAGTGATGGAAGGCAAAGCGATGCTGTTTAAAGAATTTGCCGGAATTGATGCCTTTCCTATCTGCCTGAATACCCAAGATACAGATCAAATTGTGGAAACTGTCAAGAACATCGCCCCAGTTTTTGGCGGGATCAACTTAGAAGATATTGCCGCGCCGCGATGTTTCGAGATTGAAGCGCGGCTGCGGCAAGAATTAGATATTCCTGTGTTTCACGACGATCAACACGGGACAGCAATTGTCAGTCTGGCGGCTTTGATCAACGCCCTGAAATTGGTAAAAAAATCCTTTGAGGATGTGCGTATTGTAATTAATGGTGCGGGTGCTGCTGGGGTAGCGATCGCACGTCTTTTACAAAAAGCTGGTGCCAAGTCAATCTGGATGTGCGACTCCAAAGGCATTATCTCCACCAACCGCCCTGACTTGACACCAGAAAAGCGAGAATTTGCCATAGAATCTAGCGGTAACTTGGCAGATGCCATGAAACAAGCAGATATCTTCTTAGGTGTCAGCGCTCCCGGTGTTGTGTCGCCGGAAATGGTACGCTCAATGGCAAAAGATCCGATTGTCATGGCGATGGCTAATCCCATCCCGGAAATTCAGCCGGAATTAATCGCCGACGATGTGGCTGTCATGGCAACGGGACGCAGCGACTACCCGAATCAAATCAACAACGTTTTAGCCTTTCCAGGTGTCTTCCGGGGTGCTTTAGATTGTCGCGCCTCTACGATTACCACCACTATGTATTTAGAAGCCGCCAATGCGATCGCTTCCCTAGTCAAACCCTCCGACCTAGACCGGGAACACATCATCCCTTCCGTGTTTGACAAGCGGGTAGCCAGTGCCGTTGCTGGTGCTGTGCAAGCCGCCGCCCGATCTGAAGGGATCGCCCGCCGATAAGGGAAAAGGGGAGCAGGAGAGTCAGCAGATAACTCCTCTCCTCAGCATTCTTCAGTCCTCAGCCCTTTGTGGTTCAATCCACAGATAGACCTTCTGCAATGCAGAGATTGGAACAATAAGAGGAAATAGTGCTTTTTCGCCAAAAAAATAATGACCTTTAGTTTCTTTGACATTTTCTGGGTTATTTTAGCTGTATCCTCCTTCCTACCTGTATTGCAAAAACGCCAAGTTGCATCTCGACGAGTTCAATCCTTAAGAGAATTTGAGCGATCGCGTCGCAGCCGCGTGATTTTGCTAATTCACCGTCAAGAATCTATTAGTTTCTTAGGAATTCCTATATCTAGCTACAT contains the following coding sequences:
- a CDS encoding DUF6816 family protein codes for the protein MLLLWGGEAQAGVLAERLAHSHWEGKPPVAAAEGDLVYPDWMVGTWKVTSTLVDLVAPLAPEILTPGFESNRRYLNQPVSFYVRFKPIIHTSEGLSRFFLNPKNSFKIPQVVADRAFNGLNIGRAYLGDRAILSVKVDPHSPNRQITSLRGNRQLVSIVTGCGTERPAPDKFIATELQEQIFRGIPSPYFNTVETTTAYHRLESSIEADQVTAVYLSPQDADYFKALERPVALYRYRLELEKSP
- a CDS encoding SRPBCC domain-containing protein, producing the protein MVKSLPLHHSLIIQNLLAPSLKELQICNCTRLHHLISCYDMASFYAEIEINAPKAKVWQVLFQKQQWHKWNTFLFDLDPNAPFKQGQEVFLSLRRYPGEEETEFQPTVTLVQSGTCLAWVSSIPGFQNEYIFELQEIGVGRTKYVHRDNFSGLLTKVFLPFIREDEQQGIKRMARELKRYVEQM
- a CDS encoding NAD-dependent malic enzyme → MVELTPNSSFSLTIRLQIPNRAGMLASVTGAIASVGGNLDQISLVERTRQTVTREITVDAASTEHAEKIVQAIKQLSDIKLIDVYDRTFNLHRSGKITIESKIPLKSQGDLAMAYTPGVGRICMAIARDPEQVHTLTIKQNTVAIVTDGSAVLGLGNLGAAASLPVMEGKAMLFKEFAGIDAFPICLNTQDTDQIVETVKNIAPVFGGINLEDIAAPRCFEIEARLRQELDIPVFHDDQHGTAIVSLAALINALKLVKKSFEDVRIVINGAGAAGVAIARLLQKAGAKSIWMCDSKGIISTNRPDLTPEKREFAIESSGNLADAMKQADIFLGVSAPGVVSPEMVRSMAKDPIVMAMANPIPEIQPELIADDVAVMATGRSDYPNQINNVLAFPGVFRGALDCRASTITTTMYLEAANAIASLVKPSDLDREHIIPSVFDKRVASAVAGAVQAAARSEGIARR